The Martelella endophytica genome contains the following window.
AGTGAAAGCAGATACTTGGAACCGAAGAACCGCCCATACGCGCCAACTGCTTCGGGCAGCGAACTGTTGCCTAATGGGATAGCATGGGCAGATATGGGCGTCAATGGGACAACCTGTCATTAACCATGGTCGAAAGCGTTCCGGAACCCTGATTCTATCAACCTCCTGTTAACGAAAACTTTCCGGCGCAAGCCCTCGGAAAAAAGGCATGAATCGTCTTCCGCAGGGACCGGATCCGGACAAAGTTTCAGCGCTGTGGGGCGCCGTCCCAAAATGGAGAAAAAACCAGTTGGCCTGTAAGCCGGGTTCTGTATGGCCTCGCGGTTTCCCGCGAAACGTGGCGGCCATTCATCTGGGACGACGCTTGCGCGCCGCCTCTCGCAACCCACCCGGATGACTGGCCCGGAAACGGCCTGGGGCGAGCCCCGCGTCATCCCTATTCGGTCTTGCTCCCGGTGGGGTTTACCGTGCCGCCTTGCGTTGCCGCAGGCGCGGTGGGCTCTTACCCCACCCTTTCACCCTTACCCCGGAAAACCGGGGCGGTTTGCTTTCTGTGGCACTGTCCCTGGGGTCGCCCCCGCCGGACTTTCTCCGGCACCGTCAATCCGTGGAGCCCGGACTTTCCTCACCCTGCCGCCTTTCGGCATTGGCAAAGCGCGGCCGCCCGGCCAACTGGTGCGGCCTTCCTAGACGAAGTGGCCGGCTGACGCCAATGGATTTTTCGAGGGCTGGCCTGAGCGGCGGACGGTGCACTCTGCCTAGCGGCGTTCCCGAAGCGGCAATCGTCCCTGCCCCCCAAAGCAAAAAACCCGCCGAACGCATCGGCGGGTTTTCGAAATGATCGACAGTCAGGACCCAGATCAGCTTCCGGCGCCGTTCTGCAGAACGGTGACGGTGCGGCGGTTCTGCGACCAGCAGCTGATGTTGTCGCAGGTCGCGACCGGGCGCTCCTTGCCGTAGGAGATCGTCGAGATCCGGTTCGCCGGAATACCGCGCGACGCGAGGTAGTTCTTCGTCGCGGCAGCACGACGGGCGCCGAGCGCAAGGTTGTATTCGCGCGTGCCGCGTTCGTCGGCATGGCCTTCGATGCGGATCGAGTAGTTCGAATAGCGCTGCAGCCACTGCGCCTGTTTGTCGAGCGTCTGGGCGGCGATCGGCGTGATCGAGGACGAGTCGGTCTCGAAATAGACCGTATCACCGACATTCATGTCGAAGTCCTGGACGCTGCCCGGCGTCGCGTAGCCATTGGCGCCGGCAGCAGAGCCGCCAGCCATGCCGTTGCCCGGAAGGTTCTTGTCCTTGGATGCGCAACCGGCCAGTGCCAGAACGGCGCAAAGTGCAATAACGGCGGGCTTCACTGCGCCCAGTTTCGAAAGGCCTGCTGCTGCGGGCATCGCTCGGCTCATGGCCGCTCTCCTTGATCGTGTTTCATCATGTCCGGCGTTCAGTTCGCGGCGGCGTCCTCGGGGCGACGCCTCGCCGTGCCGAACGGTTTTCAGACAGTTTGCTGCAGTCGAGGAACTCATACCCAAGTGTCGTTAACAGCCCCTCAACGATCGCGGTTAACAAATTCCCAAAATGCCCCGAAATCGTATTTTTTCGCCGTTTCGGGGCGTTTCAAACCTATTCCAGCAGCGGCGACCATGCCGGGTCGGAGGCGAAATCGGGTGTCGAAACACGCTGTTCGTTATAACCTGTGAGGTCGATGGAATAAAGGTGCGGACCGCCCTCGCCGGCATTCTGGCGGAAGAACATCAGCACGCGGCCGTTCGGCGACCAGGTCGGCCCCTCATTGTGGAAGCCGGTGGTGAGGATGCGCTCGCCGCTGCCGTCCGACTTCATCACGCCGATCGAGAACTTGCCGCCGGACTGCTTGGTGAAGGCGACCAGATCACCACGCGGCGACCAGACCGGCGTCGAATAGCTGCCGTCGCCGAACGAGATGCGATGCTGGTTCGAGCCGTCGGCGTTCATGATGTAAAGCTGCTGGCGCCCGCCCCGGTCGCTTTCGAAGACGATCTGGGTGCCATCCGGCGAATAGGACGGCGAGGTATCGATGGCCGCGGTATTGGTCAGACGCGTGGTCGCGCGGGTCCTGAGGTCCATGGCGTAGATATTGGCGTTGCCGTCCTGCTGCAGGCTCATGACGATGCGCTGGCCGTCCGGCGAGAACCGCGGCGCAAAGGTCATGCCCGGGAAGTTGCCGACAACCTCGCGCTGCCCCGTCTCGAGCTGCAGCAGGTATACCCGCGGCTGATCGTTCTCATAGGACATGTAGGTGAGTTCCTGCCGGTTCGGCGAGAACCGCGGGGTCAGCACCATGTACTGGCCGTCGGTCAGCATGCGGACATTGGCGCCATCCTGGTCCATGATCGCGAGCTGACGCTTGCGGGCGGTCTTCGGCCCGCTTTCGGAGACGAAGGCGACACGGCTGTCGAAATAGCCCTGCTCGCCGGTCAGCGCCTCATAGATCGAGTCGGCGATGATATGGGCGACGCGGCGCCAGTTGTCCGGCTGGGTGAAGAACTGCTGGCCGATGATCTGCTGGCCCGCATAGGTGTCCCAGAGCCGGAACTCGGACCGCAGCCGACCGTCGGGCTCGCGCGTCACGCGGCCGACGACCAGGGCCTCGGCGCTGATCAACTGCCAATCCTGGAAGCGCGGCGTTTCATCCGGGCTCGCGATCT
Protein-coding sequences here:
- the pal gene encoding peptidoglycan-associated lipoprotein Pal; translation: MSRAMPAAAGLSKLGAVKPAVIALCAVLALAGCASKDKNLPGNGMAGGSAAGANGYATPGSVQDFDMNVGDTVYFETDSSSITPIAAQTLDKQAQWLQRYSNYSIRIEGHADERGTREYNLALGARRAAATKNYLASRGIPANRISTISYGKERPVATCDNISCWSQNRRTVTVLQNGAGS
- the tolB gene encoding Tol-Pal system beta propeller repeat protein TolB, translated to MLKRCIMFLSIAYAGIGLMFVAPAYALVEVDISKGNVQPLPIAITDFQSDDGLGADISNVVAADLQRSGLFKPIDKSAFIQQIASPDETPRFQDWQLISAEALVVGRVTREPDGRLRSEFRLWDTYAGQQIIGQQFFTQPDNWRRVAHIIADSIYEALTGEQGYFDSRVAFVSESGPKTARKRQLAIMDQDGANVRMLTDGQYMVLTPRFSPNRQELTYMSYENDQPRVYLLQLETGQREVVGNFPGMTFAPRFSPDGQRIVMSLQQDGNANIYAMDLRTRATTRLTNTAAIDTSPSYSPDGTQIVFESDRGGRQQLYIMNADGSNQHRISFGDGSYSTPVWSPRGDLVAFTKQSGGKFSIGVMKSDGSGERILTTGFHNEGPTWSPNGRVLMFFRQNAGEGGPHLYSIDLTGYNEQRVSTPDFASDPAWSPLLE